In one window of Gemmatimonadota bacterium DNA:
- a CDS encoding PDZ domain-containing protein, which yields MHRRWSGTLVVLASLAPAFAPATPLAAQEHDDGPMRVYSFTAGRPRIGVTVDMRAGRDNDKLGATVKEVTDDGPADKAGLKAGDIITRFHGVSLAGASGDDEGGPGARLVELAGKLEPGDTVDVEYRRGGDSRKAKIIAADLGGVNLARGFRFEMPEMNEMRLGPGEMPRMMLDHGPGDVRVFMRRADGLELAELSPELGEYFGTKEGILVLRAAADGSELRAGDVILSIDGRVPTSEAHARRILGSYDTGETAKLEIMRKQKKQTLSWKAPERERDFQWKTPAPATRGRVRVERS from the coding sequence ATGCACCGCCGCTGGTCCGGGACCCTCGTCGTCCTCGCCTCGCTCGCACCGGCCTTCGCGCCGGCCACCCCGCTCGCCGCCCAGGAGCACGACGACGGCCCCATGCGGGTCTACAGCTTCACCGCCGGCCGTCCCCGCATCGGCGTCACCGTCGACATGCGCGCCGGCCGTGACAACGACAAGCTCGGCGCCACCGTCAAGGAGGTGACCGACGACGGCCCCGCCGACAAGGCCGGCCTCAAGGCGGGCGACATCATCACCCGGTTCCACGGCGTGTCGCTCGCCGGCGCGAGCGGCGACGACGAGGGCGGGCCCGGCGCCCGCCTGGTGGAGCTGGCCGGCAAGCTCGAGCCCGGCGACACCGTGGACGTCGAGTACCGCCGCGGCGGCGACAGCCGGAAGGCGAAGATCATCGCCGCCGACCTCGGTGGGGTGAACCTGGCCCGCGGCTTCCGCTTCGAGATGCCCGAGATGAACGAGATGCGCCTCGGCCCCGGCGAGATGCCCCGGATGATGCTTGACCACGGGCCCGGCGACGTACGGGTCTTCATGCGGCGCGCGGACGGCCTGGAGCTGGCCGAGCTGAGCCCCGAGCTGGGCGAGTACTTCGGGACGAAGGAGGGGATCCTGGTCCTCCGGGCGGCCGCCGACGGCTCGGAACTCCGCGCCGGCGACGTGATCCTCTCGATCGACGGCCGGGTCCCGACCTCCGAGGCGCACGCCCGCCGGATCCTCGGCAGCTACGACACCGGCGAGACCGCCAAGCTCGAGATCATGCGCAAGCAGAAGAAGCAGACCCTCAGCTGGAAGGCGCCGGAGCGGGAGCGCGACTTCCAGTGGAAGACCCCCGCGCCCGCCACCCGCGGCCGGGTCCGGGTGGAACGCAGCTGA
- a CDS encoding protein kinase, with product MSDTLAKLQAALKDRYGIQRELGRGGMATVYLATDLKHDREVAIKVLHPELAATLGPERFDREIKFAAKLQHPNILGLFDSGDADGLLYYVMPFVYGESLRERLERDHMLPVDFAVHVALEVADALGYAHMLGIVHRDIKPENIMLSGGHALVADFGIARAVTEAGSSQKLTETGMAVGTPLYMSPEQSVGDTVGPTSDIYSLACVLYEMLAGHPPFSGSNARQIMARHAMEQVPSIQVVRDTVPDQVEDAIMAALNKVVADRPQTAAQFAELLGAPAGGTATRYAASRVTATRRAVRTPPAGSVTVTVKKRSLFALGIGGALLALGLGGLGWYLMGRPGGARTTAGGLDPHRVAVLYFDDLSRDHELGYLADGLTDALITSLSGVQGLSVVSRGGVEQFRGSGAARDSIARALQAGTLVVGTVEQTGGRIAVGLRLVDGNSGADFDRATVEAGSGDPLALRDSLASEAARLIRSQLGEEIRLRTSREGTRDVNAWSLVQRAEQARRRGLAFAAQGDTAGMGREYRVADSLLAQAEPLDPQWAEPVVLRAQLLYSRSRQLGDDPLRASRVIDQGMAEAARALRIDGASADALETLGNLRYWRLLLGLEQDPGRARALLDSARANLEKATELNPQQAGAWATLSHLYTRARTSVEVYDAARRAFEADAFLGNADKILQRLFLSAYDLGDALKVAHWCDEGRRRYPADAKFVYCRLVLQTMKATDPAPAAAWALADTLVQLTPEGGREYERLNGQMLVAAVLARAGQADSARHLVARSRGDATLDPTRDLMLTGAFVYTLLNDHQAALDALRTYLVANPGRAQDLAEDPGWWFRELATDPGFKQLVGGA from the coding sequence GTGTCCGACACCCTCGCCAAGCTCCAGGCAGCCCTCAAGGACCGCTACGGGATCCAGCGCGAGCTGGGGCGCGGCGGCATGGCCACGGTCTACCTCGCCACCGACCTCAAGCACGACCGCGAGGTGGCGATCAAGGTGCTGCACCCGGAGCTCGCCGCCACTCTGGGGCCGGAGCGCTTCGACCGCGAGATCAAGTTCGCCGCCAAGCTCCAGCACCCCAACATCCTCGGCCTGTTCGACTCGGGCGACGCCGACGGCCTGCTCTACTACGTCATGCCGTTCGTGTACGGGGAGTCGCTGCGGGAGCGGCTGGAGCGGGACCACATGCTGCCAGTGGACTTCGCCGTCCACGTGGCGCTGGAGGTGGCCGACGCGCTGGGCTACGCCCACATGCTGGGCATCGTCCACCGCGACATCAAGCCGGAGAACATCATGCTCTCCGGCGGCCACGCCCTGGTGGCCGACTTCGGCATCGCGCGGGCGGTGACCGAGGCGGGCAGCAGCCAGAAGCTCACCGAGACGGGGATGGCCGTGGGCACCCCGCTCTACATGAGCCCCGAGCAGTCGGTCGGCGACACCGTGGGCCCCACCAGCGACATCTACTCCCTCGCCTGTGTGCTCTACGAGATGCTCGCCGGGCACCCGCCCTTCTCCGGCAGCAACGCCCGGCAGATCATGGCCCGGCACGCCATGGAGCAGGTGCCCAGCATCCAGGTGGTGCGCGACACCGTCCCCGACCAGGTCGAGGACGCCATCATGGCCGCGCTCAACAAGGTCGTGGCCGACCGGCCCCAGACCGCGGCACAGTTCGCCGAACTGCTCGGCGCCCCCGCCGGTGGCACCGCCACCCGCTACGCCGCCTCCCGCGTCACCGCCACCCGCCGCGCGGTGCGCACCCCGCCCGCGGGCTCCGTCACGGTGACGGTCAAGAAGCGCTCGCTGTTCGCGCTCGGGATCGGTGGCGCGCTGCTGGCGCTCGGACTCGGCGGGCTGGGCTGGTACCTCATGGGGCGGCCCGGCGGGGCGCGCACCACCGCCGGCGGGCTCGACCCGCACCGGGTGGCGGTGCTCTACTTCGACGACCTGAGCCGGGACCACGAGCTGGGCTACCTGGCCGACGGCCTCACCGATGCGCTGATCACCTCGCTCTCCGGGGTGCAGGGCCTCTCGGTGGTGTCGCGGGGCGGCGTGGAGCAGTTCCGGGGCTCGGGCGCCGCGCGCGACAGCATCGCCCGGGCGCTCCAGGCCGGGACCCTCGTGGTGGGCACCGTGGAGCAGACCGGGGGGCGGATCGCGGTGGGGCTCCGGCTGGTGGATGGGAACAGCGGCGCCGACTTCGACCGCGCCACCGTGGAGGCCGGCAGCGGCGACCCGCTCGCGCTGCGCGACTCGCTCGCCAGCGAGGCCGCCCGCCTGATCCGCAGCCAGCTGGGTGAGGAGATCCGCCTCCGGACCAGCCGGGAGGGCACCCGCGACGTCAACGCCTGGTCGCTGGTGCAGCGGGCGGAGCAGGCGCGGCGGCGCGGGCTGGCCTTCGCCGCGCAGGGCGACACCGCGGGCATGGGCCGCGAGTACCGGGTGGCCGATTCGCTGCTGGCGCAGGCCGAGCCGCTCGACCCGCAATGGGCCGAGCCGGTGGTGCTGCGCGCCCAGCTGCTGTACAGCCGCTCGCGGCAGCTCGGGGACGACCCGCTCCGCGCCAGCCGCGTCATCGACCAGGGGATGGCCGAGGCGGCGCGCGCGCTCCGGATCGACGGCGCCAGCGCCGACGCGCTCGAGACGCTGGGCAACCTCCGCTACTGGCGCCTGCTGCTCGGGCTGGAACAGGACCCGGGGCGGGCCCGCGCGCTGCTCGACAGCGCCCGCGCCAACCTGGAAAAGGCCACCGAGCTCAACCCGCAGCAGGCCGGGGCGTGGGCCACGCTGTCCCACCTCTACACCCGGGCGCGCACCTCGGTCGAGGTGTACGACGCGGCGCGACGCGCCTTCGAGGCGGACGCCTTCCTCGGCAATGCCGACAAGATCCTGCAGCGGCTGTTCCTCTCCGCCTACGACCTGGGCGACGCCCTCAAGGTGGCCCACTGGTGCGACGAGGGCCGCCGGCGGTACCCCGCGGACGCCAAGTTCGTCTACTGTCGCCTGGTCCTGCAGACCATGAAGGCCACCGACCCGGCGCCGGCGGCGGCGTGGGCGCTGGCCGACACCCTGGTGCAACTCACCCCCGAGGGGGGGCGCGAGTACGAACGACTGAACGGGCAGATGCTGGTGGCCGCCGTGCTGGCGCGGGCCGGGCAGGCCGACAGCGCGCGGCACCTGGTGGCGCGCTCGCGCGGGGACGCGACGCTCGATCCCACCCGTGACCTGATGCTCACCGGTGCCTTCGTCTACACCCTGCTCAACGACCACCAGGCGGCCCTGGACGCGCTCCGGACCTATCTGGTGGCCAATCCGGGGCGGGCCCAGGACCTGGCCGAGGACCCGGGATGGTGGTTCCGGGAGCTGGCGACGGACCCGGGGTTCAAGCAGCTGGTTGGTGGGGCCTGA
- a CDS encoding nucleoside recognition protein — translation MLNYIWAGLIILSLVFALVTDVGELSRDTYRNGQPVPVALAFPGGYDPAARSVPVRVRLDSATLAGHYGRALALAPDYPGELLQNADGRELRFAKDATLPEPLATIRGMTSERDNDLRGRLALAAAAGDTLAPASVAFTPVRFVKMVAISKAAIEFAKTAVTLALGLVGVIALWLGMLRIADKAGLINVIVRVAEPVFRPLFPEIPKGHPALGFIVLNLSANVLGLGNAATPMGIKAMEELQKLNPKQDTATNSMVMLLALNTASVQIVPPVLLVAIMGLQINQLFFSILLCTGLSLVVGIASVKLLGRLRGYRESDPMRAPATGEG, via the coding sequence ATGCTCAACTACATCTGGGCCGGGCTCATCATCCTGAGCCTCGTGTTCGCGCTGGTCACCGACGTGGGGGAACTCTCCCGCGACACCTACCGCAACGGACAGCCGGTGCCGGTGGCGCTGGCCTTCCCGGGCGGCTACGACCCCGCCGCCCGGAGCGTACCGGTGCGGGTGCGGCTGGACAGCGCCACACTGGCCGGCCACTACGGCCGGGCGCTCGCGCTGGCCCCCGACTATCCGGGGGAGCTGCTGCAGAACGCCGACGGCCGCGAGCTCCGCTTCGCGAAGGACGCGACGCTGCCGGAGCCGCTCGCCACCATCCGGGGCATGACCTCCGAGCGCGACAACGACCTGCGCGGGCGCCTGGCGCTCGCCGCGGCGGCCGGTGACACGCTCGCGCCGGCGTCGGTCGCCTTCACCCCGGTGCGGTTCGTGAAGATGGTGGCCATCAGCAAGGCGGCCATCGAGTTCGCCAAGACCGCCGTGACGCTGGCCCTGGGCCTGGTCGGGGTGATCGCGCTGTGGCTCGGCATGCTCCGCATCGCCGACAAGGCGGGCCTCATCAACGTCATCGTACGGGTGGCCGAGCCGGTCTTCCGGCCGCTCTTCCCCGAGATCCCCAAGGGGCACCCGGCCCTCGGGTTCATCGTGCTCAACCTCTCGGCCAACGTCCTCGGGCTGGGCAACGCCGCCACCCCCATGGGCATCAAGGCCATGGAGGAGCTGCAGAAGCTCAACCCGAAGCAGGACACCGCCACCAACTCGATGGTCATGCTGCTCGCCCTCAACACCGCCAGCGTGCAGATCGTGCCGCCGGTGCTGCTGGTGGCGATCATGGGGCTGCAGATCAACCAGCTCTTCTTCTCCATCCTGCTGTGCACCGGACTGTCGCTGGTGGTGGGGATCGCCTCCGTGAAGCTGCTGGGCCGGCTCCGCGGCTACCGCGAGAGCGACCCGATGCGCGCCCCCGCCACCGGGGAGGGCTGA
- a CDS encoding aminotransferase class V-fold PLP-dependent enzyme, with the protein MSGSFPLPPHPLIDTIGSSVVGADAAVQTPFGLRRVTYADYTASGRSLGFVEDFLREHVLPLYANTHTETSGTGRQTSRFREEAREIIRAAVGATRAEHAVIFVGSGSTGAVDRLVNILGLRLPVELAEQLGLQARIPPHRRPVVFVGPYEHHSNELPWRESIADVVEIGEDANGAIDLLELERRLEEYQDRPLRIGSFSAASNVTGVISDTSAISSLLHRHGALSFWDFAASAPYVQVEMRSPTAHGTDFKDAVFLSPHKFIGGPGTPGILVLRRDILRNRVPGVPGGGTVQYVNPEGHRYLEDPEHREEGGTPAIIESIRAGLVFQLKEVVGIEEIRRREEAFIRGAIAAWSANPRLQILGHPDAERLSIVSFVVHAPPVLANGSARYLHHNFVVALLNDLFGIQARGGCSCAGPYGHRLLGIDLETSHRFESVITQGCEVIKPGWVRVSFNYFIAEAEFRFLLDAVDLVAREGWRLLPQYHFAVETGVWRHATITPEPPMTLAAIRYEDGQLRFDGRHYREPISRLAAYLEEARRVLGAASRAPGPPDRGGGQAPLPEAAEQLRWFVLPTAAAAV; encoded by the coding sequence ATGTCCGGGTCGTTCCCGCTGCCGCCGCATCCGCTCATCGACACCATCGGGTCCTCGGTGGTGGGGGCAGATGCCGCTGTCCAGACGCCGTTCGGTCTGCGCCGGGTGACCTACGCGGATTACACCGCCTCGGGCCGGTCGCTCGGGTTCGTCGAGGACTTCCTGCGGGAGCACGTGCTGCCGCTGTACGCCAACACGCATACCGAGACCTCCGGCACCGGGCGGCAGACCTCGCGGTTCCGCGAGGAGGCGCGGGAGATCATTCGCGCCGCGGTGGGTGCCACCCGGGCAGAGCACGCGGTGATCTTCGTGGGCTCCGGCTCCACGGGTGCGGTCGACCGCCTGGTGAACATCCTGGGGCTCCGCCTCCCGGTGGAGCTGGCAGAGCAGCTCGGCCTGCAGGCGCGGATCCCGCCGCACCGGCGCCCCGTGGTCTTCGTGGGGCCGTACGAGCACCACTCCAACGAGCTGCCGTGGCGCGAGTCGATTGCCGATGTGGTGGAGATCGGGGAGGACGCCAACGGCGCGATCGATCTGCTGGAGCTGGAACGACGCCTCGAGGAGTACCAGGACCGCCCCCTCCGGATCGGGAGCTTCTCGGCGGCGTCCAATGTGACGGGCGTCATCTCCGATACCTCGGCGATCTCGTCCCTGCTGCACCGGCACGGCGCGCTCTCGTTCTGGGACTTCGCCGCCTCCGCGCCCTACGTGCAGGTCGAGATGCGCTCGCCCACGGCCCATGGCACCGACTTCAAGGACGCGGTCTTCCTGTCGCCCCACAAGTTCATCGGCGGGCCGGGGACGCCCGGGATACTGGTGCTCCGTCGGGACATCCTGCGGAACCGGGTGCCCGGCGTGCCGGGTGGCGGCACGGTGCAGTACGTGAACCCGGAGGGGCACCGGTACCTCGAAGATCCCGAGCACCGGGAGGAGGGTGGCACGCCGGCGATCATCGAGTCGATCCGCGCGGGGCTGGTCTTCCAGCTGAAGGAGGTGGTCGGGATCGAGGAAATCCGCCGACGGGAAGAAGCGTTCATCCGCGGCGCGATCGCGGCCTGGTCGGCCAACCCGCGGCTGCAGATCCTGGGGCACCCGGACGCCGAGCGGCTGTCGATCGTTTCCTTCGTGGTGCACGCCCCGCCGGTACTGGCGAACGGCTCCGCCCGCTACCTGCACCACAACTTTGTCGTGGCGCTCCTCAACGACCTGTTCGGCATCCAGGCCCGGGGAGGCTGTTCCTGCGCCGGGCCGTACGGGCATCGGTTGCTGGGGATCGATCTCGAGACGAGCCATCGGTTCGAGTCCGTCATCACCCAGGGGTGTGAGGTGATCAAGCCCGGCTGGGTCCGGGTGAGCTTCAACTACTTCATCGCCGAGGCGGAGTTCCGCTTCCTGCTGGACGCGGTGGACCTGGTGGCCCGGGAGGGCTGGCGGCTCCTTCCGCAGTACCACTTCGCGGTGGAGACCGGGGTCTGGCGCCACGCCACCATCACCCCCGAGCCGCCCATGACGCTGGCCGCGATCCGCTATGAGGACGGCCAGCTCCGGTTCGACGGGCGGCACTACCGGGAGCCGATCTCGCGGCTGGCCGCATATCTCGAGGAGGCGCGACGCGTCCTCGGGGCGGCGTCCCGTGCCCCGGGGCCCCCCGATCGGGGCGGGGGCCAGGCGCCACTCCCCGAGGCCGCCGAGCAGCTGCGGTGGTTCGTGCTGCCGACAGCGGCGGCGGCCGTCTAG
- a CDS encoding spore maturation protein — protein MEAFRAGLDVLAVFIIPLIIIGFPLYGLYRRVPVYEEFVAGAKEGFQVAVNIIPYLVAILFAVGMFRASGAMDFLVEGLRPVLAPLGVPPETLPMWIVRPLTGSGSAGIMLDLIKQYGEDSLIVKMAATMFGSTETTFYVIAVYFGAVNIRKTRHAVPAGLIADISAMFFAVYVVRWLFG, from the coding sequence ATGGAAGCCTTCCGCGCCGGGCTCGACGTGCTGGCGGTGTTCATCATCCCGCTGATCATCATCGGATTCCCGCTCTACGGGCTGTACCGGCGGGTGCCGGTGTACGAGGAGTTCGTGGCCGGGGCCAAGGAGGGCTTCCAGGTGGCGGTGAACATCATCCCCTACCTGGTGGCCATCCTCTTCGCGGTGGGGATGTTCCGCGCCTCGGGGGCGATGGACTTCCTGGTGGAGGGGCTCCGGCCGGTGCTGGCGCCCCTCGGGGTGCCGCCGGAGACGCTGCCGATGTGGATCGTGCGGCCGCTCACGGGGAGCGGGTCGGCGGGCATCATGCTGGACCTGATCAAGCAGTACGGCGAGGACTCGCTGATCGTGAAGATGGCGGCGACGATGTTCGGCTCCACCGAGACGACCTTCTACGTGATCGCGGTGTACTTCGGGGCGGTGAACATCCGCAAGACCCGCCACGCGGTGCCCGCGGGCCTGATCGCGGACATCTCGGCGATGTTCTTCGCGGTGTACGTGGTGCGCTGGCTGTTCGGTTGA
- a CDS encoding sigma-70 family RNA polymerase sigma factor: MPPHGDPHPPGDVPAPPAAAEAADALARMLPLVHTELRAAAARLLWREGPGHTLQPTELVHEAWLRLAGQAPSRIESRQHFVGIAARLMRQVLVDHARRRLALKRGGGVRAVTLEQAGAAATLAPEELLVLDEALERLGQQSPRLRQVVEYRFFAGLEEEEIAQVLGVTSRTVQRDWARARAWLHQALAPEGAAGGR; the protein is encoded by the coding sequence ATGCCCCCTCACGGCGACCCCCATCCTCCGGGTGATGTACCCGCTCCCCCCGCGGCCGCGGAGGCCGCGGACGCGCTCGCCCGGATGCTCCCGCTGGTGCACACCGAACTCCGTGCCGCGGCGGCCCGCCTCCTCTGGCGCGAAGGGCCGGGCCACACCCTGCAACCCACCGAGCTGGTGCACGAGGCCTGGCTGCGGCTGGCCGGCCAGGCACCGTCGCGCATCGAGAGCCGGCAGCACTTCGTGGGCATTGCCGCCCGGCTCATGCGCCAGGTGCTGGTCGATCACGCGCGGCGGCGGCTGGCCCTCAAGCGCGGGGGCGGGGTCCGGGCCGTCACGCTGGAGCAGGCGGGCGCCGCGGCGACGCTCGCGCCGGAGGAGCTGCTGGTGCTCGACGAGGCGCTGGAGCGCCTCGGGCAGCAGTCACCGCGGCTGCGCCAGGTGGTCGAGTACCGGTTCTTCGCCGGGCTGGAAGAGGAGGAGATCGCGCAGGTGCTGGGAGTGACCAGCCGCACCGTGCAGCGGGACTGGGCCAGGGCCCGGGCGTGGCTGCACCAGGCGCTCGCGCCCGAGGGAGCGGCCGGTGGCCGCTGA